From Impatiens glandulifera chromosome 7, dImpGla2.1, whole genome shotgun sequence:
aaatataaaaaaatattttaataattcaataaagaatattttaaataactattatttttatcaaacattttataaaaatttaagaaatgagaATTTTGCGGGTTGGATTGGGCCGGTTGAGGGCGAAGATTGACCGATTGTCATTGATTTATCGGTCAAAAACGAGTCGTAACTCGTGATTGATCTTCTCGGTCGAAAATATCAAACCAtagataaattaaaactaaCGATTAGATGCGAGGCTAGCGAAAACTCTTGGTCGATTGTCAACACATAGGTAAAAAGTACGGTCAGATAACTGACAAACATGACAGACTTTTACGGTCGTTCAGTTGCTCCTTCTTTATTCTCTGTTCCCTCACATGGAGAGGGCaaaatagtaatattttaatatatatattactgtTTTGCCCTCCATAGAAGAGGAAAGAAATCCGTAATAGAGGATCGATCTTGGATATATATTTTGCGATTTTAGTCggaaaaaatacatttttatttattattaacatagttatattttttaaagaacattaataatattgtattaaaataatataaataatttagtttagtttgttaaattatttatatattataataattctaaCTAGGCTTCAGATACCAATATTAATagatcaataatttaaaataaaaatataaaataagaaagtaagcaaataaataaatttctcctaaaatttgaaatattattttataattattaaataaaaaattaatgttaatttaatttgattaaatttaatattaaattattatatttctttatattataaaaaaatataaaaatagataaattctATAATATCCAACATTATGCATGCCCTTATAAATCTCAAAtgtaattagatttttttttgcatgtgatatataaaattataataataataaactttggcacatgatattgataattaataaaagaaaaagattgTGTTAAAAAGCATCATTAAGTGAGCCAATAAGAGGGCGGCAGATACATATGATGGAGTGGGATGAGATAtagatatagagagagagagacacATGCAAGcagaaaaacaatatatattataaggaGGATAAGCCCGCCCAGATTAATAAGTAAAAAGAGATAACCCGGCCCACATTTATTCTATTAGCTAGCACCCATCAGCTTCCTCCTCCTATATAAAGCATAGGAACCCTCATAACCTAATTCCACACCCATCAAACACTTAAtgaatatatcatatatatatatactatatattttttgaaagatCCATCCTCCGTCCATGAAAACCAtcccaaaacaaacaaaaccgGCGCCGGTGGCGGCGCCGGACGGGTAAAGGAGGTGACAGAAGAGAGTGAGCACACATGGCCTTTCATGCATCTATGTAGCTTCATCTTTCTTATGCTTGAAGCTATGTGTGCTCACCCTCTTTCTGTCACCCCACcactctctctatctctctctcttcttgaTAGCTTATTGCAtgtctatttttttattgtttttttatatggaAGCTCCTGTTGTAGGTGGTTAACATTCAATGGATGGTGGATGACAAATTAGGTTGATAAAAATTGGGCTCAATGATGTTGGTGCATGCAACTATAGAAATCACAATCTTCATATCATACTTTAGTGGAGATTTAGAGTTGGGTTTCATTAAAGATACTTTTAAAGGATTTCAATTTTCAACTCATAAAACATTCTTCAATGAAAAGTTTCTCTTTCTTTACAagataaattaaagaaaaagcaCTCATGTTATGATGTACTCACTTCATTAGTTTTTGTTTctctttctttaatttattgttgTTTAATTTGGATGATTTGATGTAAGTATTTATTACCATTATTGTCAAAACTTGattttatttggattgtatTTCATCTTTAGATGTTTATATATTGTCTTAATAAGAGTAATGAAAAATGTTTCGTTTTTCAAAAGAAACAAGAAATTAAGCACCGATTTTGTAAAGAGTGAAactatttcataattaaatcaTCCTGTGGTGTGGTGTGATGAAGAACGTTGTGACTTATTGTGAAAGAAAGTTTGGAGAATAAATATCTTGTAAGAAGGAAAAAAAcacaatgaaaaataatattaatagatCGATAATGGGTCATTAGAGTTGTTGAGTTGATCTTTAAGCGTTTATGATGATGTCACAGGCTATagttgtcacattttattaggCAATACCTTACTGGCACACAGAATTGCACTATCGACATGGATAAAGTCCCTAGTAGAAATGAAAGCATATTAATTCACACCCGGAATATTGTTTGTGACCGAAATGCGCTAGCAATGAAACTTGGAAAGCTCTTAACAATGGGTATATATAGTgtgatattataaattaaatttaatgttttgattGTGTTTCACCAATTCACAAATacacttattaaaattatttatccatCCAAAAAACCAAAGTTATACATGAATAAAGTGATTATTTGTTTACTTAACAATTTTGCAAAactcatcattaattattcttcTAAGCAACGGAAACTTTTTAACCCACTAAGTTAACTCAAGTGTGATTTTTAAGAGACCAAATATCACAGAttcaattctcatttaaaacgttttatgTTGAAGTGGATGTCGTTGCTACGTACGAGAGGACTGAGTCATACTAGCATCCTCCATTTACGAAAAATCTTAGTGCTCTTTTAATGTGAAAACTTTATACGGTTATTGGATCAACGAAGGACATTTTTTGTACTATgattatttatgataataacTTTTACTTGATGAACTATTTTGttgagttttattattataaattgcaATCTTCACAAAAACatagattaataaaattattttacactttcaatataaaatatcgATGGAACTTCATGTGGGTGACGAATATCATCAAATATGGGTGATCATTAAAGTTCCACCAACATGACACAAATTAACCTATAAGGCGGCCTTTTGTCGTTAATCATTATTACTAGAACATAACAGATCGAAATGTATAgctatatgaatattaattatatattatatagtgagAAATTGTGATATATAATGCAAATTCAATGAATCTAAACTATGGGTGATAGAAAGTGCAAGGGACTGTTTGGGAGTTGACTATTTGGTTAAATATGGTTATTTTGATTGTGCTTCCATCTATCACTAATCATGTCAATGTCATGGAAAGAAATTCAATGTGATTTGTCAAACCCAAACAACACTCATTAGGCAACGGAAACTTTTTGTACCTCTTTCTTTTCATTATGGATTCATAATGGACATGCTTTATTTAgaacttttcaaatttgtcaaaTATGATCAGTCAAAAATGTCAAGCTCAATATAGTTCATTTTTGTATATGTATGGCCAACTTAGAACaaccaaatttgatttgatcaAGTCTCTTTTGAACTCCCCATtacctttttcaaaaattactttataattaaatgcaaatattatttacattgaGAGTAGAAATGATGAAGTGACCAACTTATATccaagataaaattatttactatattGTTGATtaggaagaaaataaatagttaCATAAAAACTTACACATGTAGCTTGTTCTGTCTTTCGTATGATACTTTTCTACAAATGGAACATATGTCAAACTCGTGCAAATGTGTCGACATTCCGTGACTTGACAAAGAATCGATTCAAGCGAACTAAATAAagtaaagaatattttatatcGGCTTTTTGTATTGTATACGCGAAAAAGAGAGTTTTTAGCTAAGTTTTTCAATTTAgggtttttattagtttttttttttactttctctcATTTTATATCAACAttgtttagaattttttttaaatggataaaactttCTATTTATGGtgaatgaattaaatatttttcattttctagaAAAGGTATTGCCTATGCAAAGCTAcaaacttcaaaatcaaatcaTGTTGTAAATGAAGATATTGAGAATAACCTTCCAAAACCAAGTTGTGTACCATCCGGTTTACAACCCACAAGTGCCCTATCTCTTTATACCCTCTTTTAGTTTATTTACATTCCAGGAAATGGAAGAGGGTTTGAATGTGTCATTTagtgaaatttattattttattatcataaataaattcaattgaATAAGACcttaagaattatttttatttttacaagttGATACAGCTCTGCACAATTATGGGACGGATCGGGCAGATAATGTGTTTACCATCCCGTCCCATTTTACTTCCCCATGgcactattatattattttcttaaacaaaaattatatcattttcttaaaaaaataattatttttttaatatgaaaaataaataaatatattagtaatgttatatatttaatttcgtTTATAATGTTCGAAAAAAAATCGGAGTGTGATCGGAGCAGATGACACAAATACAATCCTGATCAACTACCGGTCAAACCAATgaaaaattgcaaaaaaaatcGAGTCAAAACTGCGGGGTGTGAACAGTTTATAATTGTCATCACTGATTATGTTATCCCTTAAACCTAAAGAGTTTGTACGTGAGAATAATTGAATacatactttaatttttatataaaattaaaataattctaaaaaaaataaaagaaataataattacattaattaatttatttgaataattaattacttattttgaatttataaatattaatttactttatttttaaatcgtatcaaataataaaattaaaataatttataaacttaaaaaaaatattcaaatcataaatttaaaatgataaaaatttaacatgttaaaagtttatagttaaattttactcattaattataaaataataagattttaaaaataaagtcaaaattttaattatcttgtCAACTTAAATAAGATTAAGAGTTCTGGTCCTAagactcaattttatttttatttttaattttggaacAGTAACGTGAAACGAATTATtgaatatcaatatatattataattatccaTGGACCTTATTTTACTCTATATAACAAATTCATTTTTGGACAGTTTCAAATCTCCAACAGAGGGTCCTTGCACTTTTGGATGTCATCTTACATAAAtgaattccattttttttataggatTGATCGATTTCTTACACTCATTTCCCTTGCATTCGCAGGAATGCAGACGATGCCAAAGCTTTCACAAGCCAAAGCCGAGATGATAATTGCATTTATGTGTGAATCTAATATGCCTTATACAGTCGCTAAAAGTTCAAACGATTACTTTTAAGCCAAATGAATCACTAAAATCCATTAAGATGAAGGCTCATTGCTTTTCCAGACCCACATCTCTAGTAGGCTCAGATCAATCATCTCAATATCGAGTCTGAAATTTGCTCGGAATTTGGTTTTGACTTAAATGATTTGCACAAAAGATTAGTTATCATTATTAGTGCCAACAATCTACATAATTGGACAGGTAAAACATCATATTGCACAATATAACAATGTTAGGTAAGTGGTAACACAATTAGACTGATAAAAAGCCATTCTTGATTTCATTTCAAATCAACAGATCAAGTAAAACTCATTAATCTATTTCAATGGTTCCAAATCATTATAAACCCTAAACTGTAACAAGTTGTCTAGCAATGAAATGATCAAGATAGAGATATTACATACCATGTAAAGGGTTGTCTGGTTTATTTCATCTTTGCCTCAGTAAACAAGACATGACGATTAACCCGAGGATCATACTTCCTGAATTCAAGTTTAGAATTCTGTGGAAAGTTTTtagggttcttcttcttcacataAAAGAATCCAGTCCCAGCAGCAGAAACAAGTCTGATGAACATGGATgcagtcttcttcttctgccCCATTTCTTAACAACATTTAAGGAATTAACATACCCATTTCCAGATATCAGATAACAGATCAATTGGGTAATTCTAATATATGCTTTAAAGTTTAAACCAACATTCTTAAACTGAATCTAAATCATCCaaatgaacaacaataaacCAGATATTTCAATGGTTAACAAACTGAAATTAACGAATTCGATTAAGTAATATCGTACCTATGATTTCTGAGAATCGGATTACCAACGGATTAGCGAATCCTTTCCTTCTTTTCCCGACGCCGCGCCCTCACTTTCTTCAGATTTTTCTGATCTTTAATTCATCAGACCGGTTTTTTTTCTGGGTTCTTACAGCAAATGGATCGGACATGTTTGTGGCTGTTCCCATGGGCTGGGTTTGAATTGAAAAGTGGCCCAATTGAAAAACAATTAGCAATATGGATTAAAGCCTATTATACAAATATCGAGTTatctcttaaaattttaagattttatttttttattttaagtaaaattttaaataggtaaactcttacgattttaaatttaagataaaaagattttacgattttataaataatttcgattttagattttatacgattttaagtttaaaaaataaatttatatttaaaaaataaaaaataaagttattatttattcaaataaataaattaatataattaatttggtaagtataattttttatattattatttacctattattattttttaattaattttatatttaaatatataaatttttaaaattgtctaaggataaaatacttaattatatatataaatgataataatatatatattattttttaaaattaaaattttcaagtaaattttaaattttacgagtttataattagttaacgattttacgtaaactctcgattttgacaatCTTGCCTGTGAAGATTAATCTTACTCGGAACTAaagttcttaaaaaaatatatatatatatatatatatatcaagtttaatgatgtaattttttttttaactctttgGTTAGAAAATCAAtgacaatatataattaatcaagtTTTTGAGTTCAATATTTGAGttgtttgacttttttttataatcaagttgcattacttattttattgtcatttcaattatatatatatatatatatatatatggaaaatcAAAGTCAGAATTTTTTTTAGTCAATATGATATTTGatatgtttatatttgattgatgCCTATTAAAGTATGAATTGATTAAAAAGAATTGAGAGTTGTCTCTCTATTCTCCATACAAACCATTCAAccaaaaattgttatattttttaaaaatatcacaatatactgtatatatttattcaactaaTGTTATTGAACTTCTAGTATcatatcaaatttttatttaacttttttatatttttaatttaaaaaattaacacgatattattgtaatttaaagtgttatatatatgtttttttttttaatgatagtATAAGATGAAGAAATGAATCAATGCATTTCTTTTTATACATGAATCAATATTTTGATTGTTTCGTTACAATGAAatgttcataatttttataaattaaaaaaaaggtatGTATTGTAATGGTTAAAAATTATGTtgattaaaattagttaaattgtattttatattatgttaaataaaCTAATAGATTATcttttggggtcatttcctaaataatttatatttatttttaaaatttcaagagctgtttttattcacttttgtcAAAATACAAATTTCTTAACCTCAAAGAATCACAGATTCTCATAATTTAtcttagttttttaatttattttattattttcagcCTAAAAGTCAAACTAAACTGGTCTAAAGTTTTATGCttttaataaagaattataacggcctcatataataatatatatttttatatttagatttgaattcaaatacaaaatattttaaatttaaattttgttaaaagataaattaaaattgtatttttatgttactgattaaaaagtattttcatATGTAACCACGGTTACACATGTTAATTTGCTGGTAGAcgtgtataattatttttttaattttttttttaaataaatttatttataaacataattcaCTCAAATATCtgaaatgacaaaaataatttttaagaaataaaacatCACCGTTTCAGTTTTCACTTAAAACGCGATGAAAATTGCATCTATGAAAATCATGATAGTTTCCTcctttaaaaaaagtatttataaaaataattagttaataaaattgagaatttgaACCGCTAAATAGTAATATGAGttgaattgaaaaatatatatataatcattaaattataatatgaggtttatttaaataaccggACAAATCTAATTTGcactaaaaataattgatactAACTTATATTTTcgtctttatttaaaattatttacattttgtgtttgtaactaatttgttaatatcaaagttaattaaaattagtttagaaaATTGTGCCTTTTGAATAGGAGTGAAACTATATATACATTACTAGATGTATAAAATtgaatattcataaaaatattaaatcaaccAAATATCTTATACATCCAATCTACTAAATATAGGGTTTTTGATAGAAGATAACTGCAATATAAtcgaatttaaaattattagataGCCGACAAAATAAGATCAACGTGATAcacttcaaaataaaatcaaattaaatagaccaaaattaaaaaatattctaaaaagcATCACATGAGTATAAAtgaatgtaaatatataaagatcTAAGTTCAAGAAATCGAAACATCTAATAAAATGGTTGATTAATTTGAAGGCTTAATATATTCTATGAcaataaaatagattttttacATTTCTTGTGCGATTTTCTAGACATTACATTTGTTAATAAATCAATTAGATTTCCTAATCTCCTTAATAGGATCATAAGATCCAATTagtaatttcttaattaaatttaaatgtattaaaaaaaaataattcttctGTACAGTAAGTCcttttttagaatattatttattgattcaaacaactataatttatatcatatttgataattattttaaaaaatagtttttattttttaataatagtataaaatttaataatatataataaactctgcatttgcacgagtaataatataaaaaaccgtaaaaaaatattatggtaaaTTTTTATGAGCGGATCAACCCTCAATCCGACCaaaatatccattactctcacatatatatccaaattaactacagctctcgacccagcaatccggacactttaaaaattaagcataattatatatatatatagagattagtctatttacaaaagaaaaatgaaaaaaaaaacaaataagagCTAACTTAGATATTACAAATTTGAagccttatatttatatttgtaacaaaaaaatattacaagcAAGACCCTTCTTCTTAATgtcatttatcaataatattataatattttgacacaaatttatatatataactaattttaaagtCAACCTCAAAGGTTTGTTTGTTGCTTATTTCTTAAGGCTATAGCTTTTTATAgggatatattattattttcttattgaacgaaaaaacaaatcaaataatagctttaatttgtttaatgtaGGGTCAGTTTGATTGTTGCTAGTTTATActcttaaacaaatataataatatatactctataatatataagattacaaccatttattttcatgtttattttcagtattaattattaccaaaatctcttattataaaatttttacctaaaaattatcaataaatctTTTACCTTCAATATCAAGATTTTTCTTTCCCACTtagatcattttttttaatatttgtagtcTTTCacatcataatattttttttttatgtaaaaaatagtTAGAATTCTTAAATTTTAGCTTATTTACATGTTCATGTATTAACAGTTTCAAATgccgttaatttattatttacataatattcataaataaataaataaatacaatgaaTTAGAATTTTTATTACTAATTCTCTAAAAATTCGTTAAAATCCTCGATTTGTTAAAAttcgataattaaattagtgacataaatatttacttatttatttataaatttcacgtaaataataagtattataaaaatgattcatacaaaatgatataaatgagtGTCGTTTAAGATCAACgacaaaaacattacaaaaactaaaaaataacattaaaaaaaacacaacacaaaatagttcaccaatgatcaaacaaaaagaataaattttaacgAGTACGAAAATCTTTTAAAAGATTAATGAGTTTCTTAACTGTTTCAAATGGTTTATCCAATGAAACcttcataattattataataatagaattatgaattaaacaCATAGATTGATAACGACCATTGAACATTGAACATTCTACGGCTTCTTTCAAGCCAATTGGTCCATATCAGAAGATAAACGAGATACGAGCCAAACGACTCAGACCAACAAAATTCATTGTCTCCATTCACATTTCCCAACAACTAATGATGATTTTCGGCATAACCCATTGAATAATAGTCAAGTTTCATAATAAGCTCAAAATCACATAAGAACAAGTGATACGCTGTCTCCACATCTATACAACACATCCAACAATAATCTGtcataatacattattttttcatgtatttATTATCGGTCAAAATCATTCAAATACATGACACTTCATCCAAGAACGAgatcaattaaataataaattaatcacATTTAAAACGGGATAAAAACAAAATCTCGTTTTTGTTAAGTATAACTTTAACCCTGAATATTCTAAAATGatgaaatttaaagaaaaatatccAAAACATGGGAGTTAAAGTAaagtaatataaataataaaaaaatataaaactaattaatttaagaaacgAGAAGCGCGTAAAATGTAAAAGTCGTCTTCTTTATCataatgatgatgatcatcatcTATCTGACCTGGAAATGGAAGTTTCTTCAGAGAGGAACGCGTTCACACCTATTCAGTATTCACACGtctcttatttttttctctttctctctcctcaatTTCCTCTTTCACGCCTTTTCGTCTGCAAAATCCAATCCATCTTGTTTCCGTTCTCATTATCAATATCCAATCCCTAATTGTCGTCATTTCCAATACCCTTTTCACACTATAACCCATTAACCCATTAGGGCTACCTCATATATGAAACCCATCTCTCACCCTGTAGATTCTACTAATTCCAAACCATGGCTCAATTGAACGACACTGTTTCCATTACCAGTAGCAGGCGGAGAAAACGGACAAAGGACGGCAACGACATCAACCACGGAGATCCGGATTGCGACCCGGAGAACAACAAacacgatgaagaagaagaagaaggtgggGGGCAGAAGGAGTTCAAAGAGATAATCACTTCTCTAATATTGCTTGAAGAGCAAGAAAAATCCGATTTTGATGAATTGAAGAAATCTCGATATGAAGAGAAGCAAATGTTCGAGGAGAATCACAAAAAGAGGACTGTCGCCATGCTCGATTACTACGATAAATTACAGGGTTGCTATGAAAATCAGAACGAATCGGAGAAAGTTAAACAGAGAAAGTCTCGTGCTGGAACCGCCATCGCGGTTGTTACTGCTGCGACTGCTACGGCCGCGGCTATCGTTGACTCCGAACAGACCGCTAGTAGCGGCGGTGCGGGAACCGCGACGGCTGGAGGAGGACAGCAGAGGAGGTTGTGGGTTAAGAGTAGGTCACAAGCTTGGTGGGATGAATGTAACAGTCCTGAATTTCCAGAGGAGGATTTCAAGAAAGCATTTCGTATGGGTAAGGAGACATTTGATTTGATATGTAATGAGTTGAGTTCTGTTGTCGCGAAGGAGAATACGACTCTTAGAGATGCTGTCCCTGTTCGACAGCGTGTTGCTGTTTGCATATGGAGATTAGCTACCGGGGAGCCTCTTCGAttggtatccaaaagattcGGACTTGGAATCTCTACCTGTCATAAGCTTGTTCTTGAGGTATGTAAAGCAATTCGTGAGATTCTAATGCCCAGATACCTCCAATGGCCTGATGAGGAATCAATTAACAAGATAAAGGAGAATTTCGAAGCGATTTCGGGTATATCAAACGTTGTTGGATCAATGTACACAACCCACATACCCATAATCGCTCCGAAGATAAGCGTGGCTGCTTATTTCAACAAACGACATACTGAAAGAAACCAGAAGACTTCATATTCAATTACAGTTCAGGGTGTTGTTGATCCAAGAGGGGTGTTTTCAGATGTCTGCATTGGCTGGCCAGGATCAATGCCAGATGATCAGGTTTTGGAGAAATCAGCTCTTTATCAGAGAGCAAACGCAGGCCTTCTGAAAGACATGTGGATTGTTGGGAGTAGCGGTTATCCTTTAATGGATTGGGTTTTAGTACCATACACTCAGCAACACTTAACATGGACTCAACATGCTTTGAATGAGAAGACCGGTGAGATTCAAAGGATTTCGAAAGATGCATTCGCTAGGTTGAAAGGAAGATGGTCATGTTTACAGAAGAGAACAGAGGTGAAACTTCAGGACTTGCCAATGGTTCTAGGGGCATGCTGTGTATTGCATAACATATGTGAAATGAGAAACGAGACTATGGATCCGGAGCTGAAGATTGATCTGATAGACGACGAGATGGTACCAGAGAATGGAATTAGATCGACGGCTGCAATGAAGACACGCGATTCCATCGCACATAATCTCTTGCATCATAACCGTGCAGGAACCTCTTTCTAATTGAGGTGCATTTCTATATCATccaacttgatttttttttatacaaattattaagtAAATGTGGTTTGAAACCAAATGGAATTATTCTTACTTGTAGTCTTGTAGATTGCATGCATACAAAACAATGTaaaacctaaaccctaaatgGATTGGAAACTTATATTGTATTTTGAACAACTATTTTAGAATGAAAATGTTTCTTCTCATCATCAAGATAGTTAGTTAAGATTTGAAATGTATTTATGAATTGCAGAGGATTGATTTAGTAaaatttgattgatttaataGAAACTGTTAATAATTTGACAGTATAGTTAGCTGCAGATGTTTGGGATTTGAGAGTAGAAGTCTTGGTCATGAATAGGTCATGATCCATTAGAATTGGGGGAGACAATTTGTCTGTTATTGCAGCAATAATGGATGAGGAAAATGGAATTAATAATAGAGGATGAGGATAAACCAACCAACCATTTGCCAATcccattatattatattatattatattacattacATTACTAG
This genomic window contains:
- the LOC124910495 gene encoding 50S ribosomal protein L33-like; translated protein: MGQKKKTASMFIRLVSAAGTGFFYVKKKNPKNFPQNSKLEFRKYDPRVNRHVLFTEAKMK
- the LOC124946002 gene encoding protein ALP1-like; the protein is MAQLNDTVSITSSRRRKRTKDGNDINHGDPDCDPENNKHDEEEEEGGGQKEFKEIITSLILLEEQEKSDFDELKKSRYEEKQMFEENHKKRTVAMLDYYDKLQGCYENQNESEKVKQRKSRAGTAIAVVTAATATAAAIVDSEQTASSGGAGTATAGGGQQRRLWVKSRSQAWWDECNSPEFPEEDFKKAFRMGKETFDLICNELSSVVAKENTTLRDAVPVRQRVAVCIWRLATGEPLRLVSKRFGLGISTCHKLVLEVCKAIREILMPRYLQWPDEESINKIKENFEAISGISNVVGSMYTTHIPIIAPKISVAAYFNKRHTERNQKTSYSITVQGVVDPRGVFSDVCIGWPGSMPDDQVLEKSALYQRANAGLLKDMWIVGSSGYPLMDWVLVPYTQQHLTWTQHALNEKTGEIQRISKDAFARLKGRWSCLQKRTEVKLQDLPMVLGACCVLHNICEMRNETMDPELKIDLIDDEMVPENGIRSTAAMKTRDSIAHNLLHHNRAGTSF